In one Hoplias malabaricus isolate fHopMal1 chromosome X1, fHopMal1.hap1, whole genome shotgun sequence genomic region, the following are encoded:
- the LOC136676045 gene encoding POU domain, class 3, transcription factor 2-like gives MAAYSLPPSAAMQQQQQQPQPQHEHEPPYRHAHAHSLLLHGDYGGVMGGHALSHAHQWLTAALAAHGDAWSGGEREVKPVVQSARDESGNGNNNSSSSSSNDGGASSNLQQQLAHHNNNGNSASDSLATAWRASASANGHETYTLSGFGMHHAHDHHQQHQQHEHEHQQHHQHAHHALQHEQHQQHPNQLETGAGDEDAPTSDDLEQFARQFKQRRIKLGFTQADVGLALGTLYGNVFSQTTICRFEALQLSFRNMCKLKPLLGKWLEEADCGASGPAGLDKLAAHGRKRKKRTSIEVSVKGALESHFLKCPKPAAAEITSLADSLRLEKEVVRVWFCNRRQKEKRMTPPVGGASSE, from the exons ATGGCCGCCTACAGCCTCCCGCCCTCCGCCGccatgcagcagcagcagcagcagccccaGCCGCAGCACGAGCACGAGCCGCCGTACCGGCACGCGCACGCGCACAGCCTGCTGCTGCACGGCGACTACGGCGGAGTCATGGGCGGGCACGCGCTCAGCCACGCGCACCAGTGGCTCACGGCGGCGCTGGCGGCGCACGGGGACGCTTGGA GTGGAGGAGAGCGCGAGGTCAAACCCGTGGTGCAGAGCGCGCGGGACGAGAGCGGGAACggtaacaacaacagcagcagcagcagcagcaacgaCGGAGGCGCGAGCAGCAACTTGCAACAGCAGCTCGCGCACCACAACAACAACGGCAACAGCGCGAGCGACAGCCT CGCGACCGCGTGGAGGGCGAGCGCGAGCGCCAACGGGCACGAGACTTATACACTGTCCGGATTCGGCATGCACCACGCGCACGACCACCACCAGCAGCACCAGCAGCACGAGCACGAGCACCAGCAGCATCACCAGCACGCGCACCACGCGCTCCAGCACGAACAGCATCAACAGCATCCGAATCAGCTCGAGACCGGCGCCGGGGACGAGGACGCGCCTACGTCGGACGACCTCGAGCAATTCGCGCGCCAGTTCAAGCAGCGGCGCATCAAGCTGGGCTTCACGCAGGCAGACGTGGGGCTCGCGCTCGGCACGCTCTACGGAAACGTGTTCTCGCAGACGACCATCTGCCGCTTCGAGGCGCTGCAGCTCAGCTTCCGGAACATGTGCAAGCTCAAGCCGCTGCTCGGGAAGTGGCTCGAGGAGGCGGACTGCGGCGCGAGCGGCCCCGCTGGCCTCGACAAGCTCGCGGCGCACGGCCGCAAGCGCAAGAAGCGCACGAGCATCGAGGTGAGCGTCAAGGGCGCGCTCGAGAGCCACTTCCTCAAGTGCCCCAAGCCCGCGGCGGCTGAGATCACGAGCCTCGCGGACAGCCTGCGGCTCGAGAAGGAGGTGGTGCGCGTGTGGTTCTGCAATCGGCGGCAGAAGGAGAAGCGCATGACGCCGCCCGTGGGTGGCGCGAGCAGTgagtaa
- the LOC136676005 gene encoding F-box/LRR-repeat protein 4-like, whose product MFPMLTVLSMFYYICLRRRCRSGSRGEPLGGRRALVDLGHRSSVPVSVEVEQYAKEVLDFSSHYGSENSMSYTMWNLAGVPNVYPSSGDFTQTAVFRTYGHWWDKCVSARTPFRRTPPSFHSRDFLELAFEEQVFPTAVEVLETYHPGAIVQILACSLNPFTQNPPTDVRWEVLWSGEPTKVLNPQARQFSPSIRPLSFPTNLLRVEVNSSLLEYYTELDAVVLKGMRQRPILALYSMPTIHINDLSDGEDDLTETGSGALCCRMNASDHKQSHGNGYFDKLPYELIQLIVSHLAVPDLCRLAQCSKLLQLHCCDPLQYVQLSLQPFWSRLSDAALSHLQPRCTLLQRLSMSWTGNRGAITAAGFCSFIRACGTSLVCLELSCCHYLNEACVEVVCETCPHLQELDLSSCDRLQPQAFTHISRLARLRRLILYRTKIEQTALLSILTFCSELRQLNLGSCVMIEDYDVVVSVLAARCRNLVSLDLWRCRNLSERGLGELVSGCSFLEELDLGWCSSLHSSSGCFQLLGRKLQRLRKLFLTANRTVCDNDLEQLAANCPALEQLDILGTRMVSAAALRKLLQSCPRLRLLDVSFCSQIDTRTVQELSSLFPNVSIKKSFTQ is encoded by the exons ATGTTCCCTATGCTAACTGTTCTGAGCATGTTTTACTATATCTGTCTGCGGCGGCGATGCAGGAGTGGTTCCAGAGGCGAGCCTCTTGGTGGCCGAAGGGCTCTGGTGGATTTGGGACACCGTTCCAGTGTGCCGGTGTCTGTGGAGGTGGAACAGTATGCCAAGGAGGTCTTGGACTTCAGTTCTCACTACGGCAGTGAGAATAGCATGTCCTACACCATGTGGAACCTGGCGGGGGTCCCTAATGTGTACCCGAGCTCTGGGGACTTCACACAGACGGCGGTCTTTCGAACGTACGGACACTGGTGGGACAAGTGCGTGAGTGCCAGAACGCCGTTCCGTCGTACCCCACCCTCCTTCCACAGCCGGGACTTCCTGGAGCTGGCCTTTGAGGAGCAGGTGTTCCCTACTGCTGTGGAAGTGCTTGAGACCTACCACCCTGGAGCCATTGTCCAGATCCTTGCCTGCTCCCTCAACCCCTTCACTCAGAACCCACCTACTGATGTCAG gtgggaAGTGTTATGGTCTGGTGAGCCCACCAAAGTTCTGAATCCTCAGGCCCGTCAGTTCTCCCCCTCCATTCGTCCTCTGAGCTTCCCCACCAACCTGCTTCGTGTGGAGGTGAACAGCTCTTTACTTGAGTACTACACAGAGCTGGACGCTGTGGTCCTGAAGGGCATGCGACAAAGGCCCATTCTTGCCCTCTACAGCATGCCCACAATCCACATCAACGACCTGAGTGACGGTGAAGACGACCTGACTGAGACCGGCAGCGGCGCACTCTGCTGCAGGATGAATGCCAGCGACCACAAACAAAGCCATGGCAATGGGTACTTTGATAAACTACCGTACGAG TTGATCCAGCTGATAGTGAGCCACCTGGCCGTTCCAGACCTGTGTCGTTTGGCTCAGTGCAGTAAGCTGCTGCAGCTGCATTGCTGTGACCCGCTGCAGTATGTGCAACTGAGTCTGCAGCCGTTCTGGAGCCGTCTCAGCGACGCTGCGCTCTCCCACCTCCAGCCACGATGCACACTTCTGCAGAGACTTAGCATGAGCTGGACTGGCAACAGGGGAGCCATCACTGCTGCTGGGTTCTGCAG CTTCATCCGGGCTTGTGGAACgagtctggtgtgtttggagctATCGTGCTGTCACTACCTAAACGAGGCTTGTGTGGAGGTTGTGTGCGAGACATGTCCTCATCTCCAGGAACTGGACCTCTCCTCCTGTGACAGACTGCAGCCTCAGGCCTTCACACACATCTCCAGACTGGCACGACTCCGTCGCCTCATTCTCTACCGCACCAAGATAGAG cAAACAGCTCTGCTGAGTATCCTGACATTCTGTTCTGAACTAAGACAGCTCAACCTGGGCAGCTGTGTCATG ATTGAGGACTATGACGTGGTGGTAAGTGTGCTGGCTGCTCGGTGCCGGAACCTTGTGTCTCTGGACCTGTGGCGCTGCAGGAATCTTAGTGAGCGAGGGCTGGGCGAGCTGGTGTCTGGATGCTCGTTTCTGGAGGAGCTGGATCTTGGCTGGTGCTCTAGTCTACACAGCAGCTCTGGATGCTTCCAGCTGCTGGGACGCAAGCTGCAGCGCCTGCGCAAACTGTTCCTCACTGCGAACCGCACCGTCTGTGACAACGACCTCGAGCAACTTGCAGCCAACTGCCCCGCACTGGAACAGCTCGATATACTCG GTACTCGGATGGTGAGTGCGGCTGCTTTGCGCAAACTTCTGCAGTCGTGTCCTCGTCTGCGTCTGCTGGATGTTTCTTTCTGCTCTCAGATCGACACTCGGACTGTCCAGGAGCTGTCCAGCCTCTTTCCGAATGTCTCCATCAAAAAGAGCTTCACCCAGTGA